The following DNA comes from Naumovozyma dairenensis CBS 421 chromosome 4, complete genome.
TTCAACTTTATGTTTAAGATTAGAAGTATCTAAAAGAATACCTCCTAAACATAATGggataatatcaataatcttTTCCAATGATTTCCCCAACATATCATACCAATAATTGAAAACTAAAGAAGTACAACTCCCCGTAGGTCTTATAATTCTTGGTTTAGCGTCTAAGAAATTCTTCTGATCAAAATGATGATCAATGATCCCAGTAACTTTGTCCACTCCATACTGTTGTTTTGGTTGATCATTATGATCTACAAGTCTAGCTGACACTTTCCCTTTATGAATATCCTCCCATTTGTCTAAATCATCCATGAAAAATAAGGTATCTTCATTAATGGACATCTTATCCAGTGCAATCATAACATCCTTCCTTAATTTTAACTCAAGTCTAGGGATATTAATGATAGGAATGATAGGATTGATACCCTTCTGATAACCATGGTGAATATAACTGAAATAAGCATATGAAATGGCGCTCGTAATGGAATCAAAATCTGCACTCTCATTACCATATACTATGTTTAAATTCATAGTTGACCCTATGATCTTGGGTAAGTgtacatttttcaattgctCTAAGAATTGACGGACAGTAAAGATGTTTGTTGACATGATTGATCGTTCCTATTCTCTATCCGTAGCTATTAGCCTTCTTTATTTTACTCATCATCAGCAGtatcatcagcatcatcatcagcttCCTCTCTTATTCTGATAACGTAAAGttaaaaatggtaaaaaaTGTGACAAGGCACATAAAAAATTTACTGTCTGCGATGATTATAAAACACTATATACAATACATACTGGCCaagaaacaacaagaaTAAGAGATACCCCAAGTAAATACGTGAAAGGATACACGCAATGATGTACCATCTCACACATCGATCAATTTTCCTAAAGAGGTCTTTCCCTTTGGCGACACGTCTAATAACCACCACTACAAGTACGTCAAGTAGTACATCAACAGCAACTGCCCCTGCCACTGCCACTGCCACTATTAGTAGTAACAGTACTGTGAGGAAACCTACCACAACATACCGTTCATCATCTGCTTCACAGCCAAGTAGCACTACAGCTACTAAAACTGCAACGAAAGCTGTCTTTTCAAAGACATTGAATCAATCATTGGGCAACATTCCATTGGAAAGTACCACCACCACCGCAACGAAAGGACTACCTGATTTACctgaaattattaccaaGGAAGAATCTAATACAACTAATAATGATGTAGACTGGACCAAATCTTGGCATGGGATAGGTAGTAAACCGTTCAATGCGACAATCCAAACAgaattaatgaaagaattagaCCCCAAAGATATAGAGATTAAACCAGACGgattaatttatttaccTGAGATTAAATATCGTCGTATCTTGACTAAAGTGTTTGGTGCCGGTGGATGGGGGCTTGTACCACGTTCCGAGACCATTGTGACAAGTTCTTTGGTGACGAGAGAATATGCATTGATTTGTCATGGTCAATTGGTTAGTGTTGCTAGAGGAGAACAAGATTATTTTAATGAAGGTGGGATTCCTACTGCTACTGAGGGTTGTAAGAGTAATGCGTTAATGAGATGTTGTAAGGATTTGGGGATTGGGTCTGAATTATGGGATCCTGTATTTATTAAGAAGTTTAAGACTACTTTTTGTATGGATAAGTTTGTGGAACATGTTGttacgaagaagaagaagaagatctGGCTAAGAAAGGATAGACAAGTCGAGTATCCTTTTAAATAAGTGTGTAACTAATGAACGATGAAATCCAAGAGAAAATACAAGTAAATATTCCGTATTATCAGTCAATGGACGTAgtaaaatcaaaaatacCATTATATATCAATTAAGCTGTATATTAAAACCCTTCAACATTTTAATAACTAATATCAGAGTATAATATAACCTAGTAGTGGAAGAACAGTTCTATCCTTCATTGAATCAACAGTCTCAAAGATGTAtgtctatatatatatatatataagacGAAAACGACAGAGAGTGACTTCCGTttctaataaaaatatatataaatagatAAACTACGTACATAAAGTGGATGACTAAGGACAACTAGTAAGACAAGAAAaggaataaaaataacaaataaaGATACCCTAATATTGCTGAATCGACAGTATTATTAAACACAGctaaaataatgaaacatATTGTACATGAACTCCTCGGAGTCATCACAATAAGCAGTCTAATTTGTAATTTGGCCAGATCAGCGATAATACCGGAGAAAGTATTTGATGCCATCCCCCTGGAAGTAAAGgagaatattaataatccAAGCACTGAAGTAAAACTAAGAGGGTTAGAAGTAGGAGAATTGAATTTCCTCCATACAACAGACAGCCATGGTTGGATTGGATCACATATAGTGCAGCCGGATTTCGATGCAGATTGGGGTGATTTCATCACTTTTGTGGAACATTTTAAACATAATAGAATAggtaaagaaaatgatattttaatCATTGATACTGGTGATAAACATGATGGAAATGGGCTATGTGATGCTACTGTGCCAAACGGTATTGCCTCTACTGAGTTGTTTAATGAAATGGATTATGATCTTTTAACATTGGGGAACCATGAATTGTATAATCCTGAAAAGACTGTGTTGGAATATTACTCTACTGTAATGTCAAGGAAATTTAAAGggaaatatatttctagTAATGTGGAGTTCATTAAGGCTAATGGTGATATTGTACCTTTCGGAAATAAGTATTTGCACTTAGAAACACCAAAGAGAggaattaaaatattagctttatcatttattttccatttccaaAGGGCAAACTCGAGAGCAAGAGTTACGTCCcccattgaagaaataacGACAAAGGATTGGTTTCAAGAAATGTTAATCAAGCACCCAGAAAATGATTTGGATATGTTACTAGTCTTTGGTCATTTACCTGTCACAGATAATGTTAACCATGAAATGGAACAAgttcatcaatatttaagaaaatattatccaAATATAATTATCCAATATTTTGGTGGCCATTCTCATATTCGTGATTTCGTCATTCTTGATGAGAAATCTGCTTGTCTACAAAGTGGGAAGTATGCTGAAACAGTTGGATTTTTATCAATCGATGGTGTAAAGACAGATACTCCAACATTTTTCAGGAGATACATTGATTTTAACAAAAGGTCATTTAAACATCATAGTAATGctaaaattttcaaatcattaagAGGTGATTTGGTATCatctaaattgaaaaatttaagaaGAAGTTTAGGTCTGAATAGAGTCATAGGTTATGTCTCTAAGACATATTATATGATAGCAAGAAGTTTGGATtctaaagaaaatatttatcatttctTGACCAATAAAGTTTTACCTAGATTGAGATCCGATACTTTCGATACCAATTCAATAAGTAGATTTGTCATAATGAATACAGGGGCAGTCCGTTACGATCTTCATAAGGGCCCATTTACAAAAGATAGTGAATATATTGTCATGCCATTCACCAATGAttggaaatatttggaaattcCATTAAACATTGCTGAACAAGTCaagaattttttgaatgaaAGACCTTCTATCATGAATTTAGGACCTCCACAGGCAGTTCGTATAAACCAAAATCAAATTGCAGATCGTCCTGAATCATGCCCCCTAGTGAACGATCCGTCCTATCGTGAAGGATTTATTACAAGAGATGATTTTGGTTgtgatggtgatgataCTCCCCATAATTCTCAAATCTTCCATAAATTACCAAGTGTAGTGCagtataaaatatttaccTGNNNNNNNNNNNNNNNNNNNCACCTAATCTTTTATAGTTTTATTCAGCCAGACATTCTACAAGCTGTTAACTCACttgtaaaagaaaatggaatGGATGGTTTATATTCTGATGAAGATTGTCAATTCTACGGCGGTAAATCCACtcaaattttattaagAGAGTATATTCAGGAATCGAGTGAGAAATATACAATCTAAGACAAAAACCCAAACTCATCAAGAAGTCTGCTTGAAAAATCAGGAGATCTTTCCATCTTCTGATGTTTATTAAAACACAAAAGTTATATATTCCTTAATTGTGATGGATCGTGTctatcatatatatttatttgcATTAATGATTGCTATCagtcattttttttatttatgtCCTCGTCATACTTTTAtatcaattcattatttatttaatcCCTATTacatattcaatattttatgCAAAAATATCTACTTTAATTTCTATCTTGAAATCTCATCCATCCATGGCCAACGTGTTTTATGTAAACTCTTAAACTCATTAAAAGCTTATATCGTTAAGCtataaaaatagaaaaaaaaaaaagaaagaaataaaatgtttttaatgtttgatatttttgttattagCAAAATTACATGAGTTTTTTAGAATAGaagaaagattataataagttaaaaaattaagatACATCAGTTAAGTTGTTTATAAATGATGGAAGGGAATTTATAAACCTTGTTGAGCTCTTCTTCTGTCACGTTCTTCAGCAATGGTCAACTTAATACCCTTACCCTTTGGTAAGGAAATGTATGGCTTACCTGGTTCACCAATGATGAAAACATTGTTCAATCTAGTAACGAAAGTGTTATCTAAAGAATCCTTAATATGGACTAAATCGAAACCACCATCGTGTCTTTCCTTGTGAACAATAGTACCAATTCTACCCAAGTTACGACCACCAGTAACGTAAACTAATTTACCAGCATCAAACTTAATGTAGTCAGTGATCTTACCAGAAGCCAAATCGACCTTAACAGTGTCATTGACCTTGATGTTTGGATCTGGGTATCTGATAGTTCTACCATCGTGAGTAACAACGTATGGAACACCCTTCTTACCTAATTGGACCTTCTTGACCTTAGCTAACTTGTAAGAAGCTTCTTCGTCAGTAATTCTGTGGACAGCAAATCTACCTTTGACGTCGTAAACTAATCTAAAGTTTTCGTTAGTGGCTTCCAAAGTGATAACATCCATGAAACCAGTTGGGTAAGTAGTATCGGTTCTAACTTTACCGTCAACTTTAACATGACGTTGCATTAAGATAGCCTTAACTTCACGACCGTTCAAAGCATACTTTAATCTGTTTCTTAAGAAAACGATTAATGGCAAAGATTCACGCAATTTGTGTGGACCAGCAGATGGTCTTGGGGCGTAACAACCAGATAATTTGTCCAATAACCAATGGTGTGGAGCTGCTAATCTCTTTAGGTGCttctttctaatttaaataataatgggaaaatgaacaaaaataaaaaagttCATTGTTAagtttttcttgttgttaGTAAAAATATTCTCCTTTGTGATAGTCTCAAATTCTGATTATGTAAAACAATATTGGGAAAATTGGTTTAGAGAAATGCTCATCTTATACTCGtggtaatattattttttatgttCAATTGAACGAAATGTTACTAGGTCATCTCTTATCATAATGACGTAAAACTCTAAATATCTTTGTTTCGTAGTGTTCCCTTTTGTTACTATCTCATGATCGTCATGTATTGATTATTGTAACTTTTAACTCCTTGGCTTTCATATACCATATCTCAAGCTTTATTTTCTCCTTCTTTATATCCCTCatgaatcattattattatcatcatcagctCTCTTTTTCTAGTTGATTAACATACGGTCCTCTAGCCATCTTTCCTCGGTGTTATGGTTTACTATGTCGattatatctttcaaaacCTTGTATAACCTATTAATATAACCGGTCTGATTTTGATTACTATCTTTACATATATTAATGTTACATACACATAGAGACTATCGATTTTCCAAACTGGTATTGCAGGGTTCAGTACCAAGAGGTCCATCGCCTGCTGGGCAGGAAGGCATGGGAGATTTAGAAGGAGCAGAGGGAGCAGTCTCTGTTTCCAACCCTTACTCTTGGGGAAGTTGTGGAAGGAGAAGTGTTCGTTCCCCCTCTCGGCTGCTCCGGCCCAGAAAGGAGCTCTCTCTTTCTCTCTCAACgcttttatttcttttcctcGATTGAAACTTTCTTTGCCTGAAAATGTACTGCTTTTACTGAGGGTTTGGGTGTTAGAAAGTTCGCCGTCTCATTCTGGGaggattattattaatgatagCGCCGCtaattattttgtaaaatagTTTCTCAGTACGGGTAATACTCTTTACTTTTATATGATACGTACGTATCTAGAAAAGATTTACTTATTGGCAGAGATGTTCAAAATCTAACTGTCCAATATGTCAATTATTTCTACGTACGTATTTTATTGGAATCAGTAATTACATTCTTGCATATGTATacttataatatattttcgCTTATgatcttattatttattttttatttgataacaTCTTTATACCTTGTTCGTCAAGACATGCCTCTCTTCACGCTACAGTTGAATCGAATTGTATGAGGTAGTAGAAAAAAAGTCATGCATTTGCAAATATATCGGCACATCACTGCTGCTCTTCTTGCAACCCTACCTATTATAGCAACCATCGTACCTCTAATATCATGCAGACCAACATCATATGACGCATTTTCCTTCACTAGATCTGAATTAAACACATACAAAGAAGAAGTGAGAGATCTATTCCAATTTGGTCTCTCGAAATATTTAGAAGTGGGATATCCATATGATGAAGTCCGACCTATATCATGCGAACCAAAGACAAGAAACTTCAATGATCTTACTGATTTACCCACTAATGATGTTTTGGGTAATTTTACAGCAActttaattgattcattGACTACGGTCGCGGTAATGGGGGATAAGAACCAATTCTATAATTTGGTTGAATTAGTACGTGTGACTTTCCCTaacaaatttgaaattgatgcTACTGTGCAAGTATTCGAGACTACTATTAGAATATTAGGATCATTGATATCTTCTCATTTATATGCTACTGATGCAAGGAAAAGTTGTAATCTTTTGGATATGGGGTATGATGGGATCTTATTAGATTTGGCGAAGGATATAGGTGAAAGATTGTTACCTGTTTATTTGACAGAAAGTGGATTGCCCGTTTCTAGAATTAATTTAAAAGCTGGATTTGAACGATATAGTCGTTTACAGATGAATGAGAATAATTTAGCTGGGATGGCTACACCTATGCTTGAATTTGGAATGTTATCATTGTTAACTGGTGATAGAAAATATATGGAAGTTACTAGATTTACATTTGATAGATTATGGAAACAATTCCGTGCAAGAACTGGGTTATTACCCGTTTCATTGGATCCACATGATTTTActatttattcatttgcCACTGGGGTAGGAGCATCTGCAGATTCATTTTATGAATATGCCCTAAAGGGAGCTATTCTTttcgatgatgaagaattaatgaatatatggGAAGAAAGttataaatcattaaatgcaaattccaaattagATTGGTTTTATGGTAATGTTAATACAATGGGTGTAAATCAAGTATTACCTTGGATCGATTCTCTTAGTGCATTTTTCCCCGGGTTACAAGTGTTAGCAGGTGATGTTGACGATTCCATGATGaaacatttattatttcttaaacAATGGGATTATTTTGGTGGTATACCAGAAAGATGggaatttgaaaaaccCATGGTAAATATTGTTAATAGAGATGTTAGAGGTGGGTTCcgaaaagaaacaaaggAACAAGGtagtggtggtggtggtggtggtgtTGTTTTACCATTACCGTGGTATCCCTTGAGACCAGAATTCATTGAATCTacttattatctttatagAGCCACCAAGGATCCgttttatttgaatattggGTATCGTATTTTACAAGATTTCAAGTATAGATTCAAATTTAGTTGTGGGTTTGCAGGGatagaaaatttattgactGATCAAAGACAAGATCGTATGGAGACGTTTGTGTTAAGTGAaacattaaaatatttatatttattatttgatgaagataatgaaataaatcattCTAGAGATAATGTTATTTTCAGTACAGAAGCACATCCAATGTGGGTAACACCACAAATGCGACATGATTATGAAAAGAAtggatttttcaatgatgataaatattGCCGTAATTTACAGAAATGTAAAAAGTCTTTCGAGACAATTGTTAATCCATTTAAATctagaaatgaaattatgAGACAAACTCCAAGAGCAGCAGCTGGTTCTATTGATATATGGCCAAAACTTGAAAATAAACGTATTTGCCCTGTCAAGTTTGTTTGGtctgataataaatttggtGAACAAAATGATATAAGTTTACCATATTCCGATATTTTAACTAATTATAATcgattatttgaaattgattataGGTATTCTGATGTATTAATAAAACCACCTCATCTTATCAATTATACATCGATAGAATTGGAATCTGGATTTTATGAAATATGGgccaagaaaaataatggtgACAACAATGCGAacatgaaaaatatttgtaaaCCCAAGCCTACTTCGGAgtcatttgaaattctaTTTGATATCGATGGACCttatgattttttcaaatttgagAATGGAGATGTTCattgtaattctttaaagacAAGAAG
Coding sequences within:
- the SMN1 gene encoding Smn1p (similar to Saccharomyces cerevisiae YHR202W; ancestral locus Anc_4.381) codes for the protein MKHIVHELLGVITISSLICNLARSAIIPEKVFDAIPLEVKENINNPSTEVKLRGLEVGELNFLHTTDSHGWIGSHIVQPDFDADWGDFITFVEHFKHNRIGKENDILIIDTGDKHDGNGLCDATVPNGIASTELFNEMDYDLLTLGNHELYNPEKTVLEYYSTVMSRKFKGKYISSNVEFIKANGDIVPFGNKYLHLETPKRGIKILALSFIFHFQRANSRARVTSPIEEITTKDWFQEMLIKHPENDLDMLLVFGHLPVTDNVNHEMEQVHQYLRKYYPNIIIQYFGGHSHIRDFVILDEKSACLQSGKYAETVGFLSIDGVKTDTPTFFRRYIDFNKRSFKHHSNAKIFKSLRGDLVSSKLKNLRRSLGLNRVIGYVSKTYYMIARSLDSKENIYHFLTNKVLPRLRSDTFDTNSISRFVIMNTGAVRYDLHKGPFTKDSEYIVMPFTNDWKYLEIPLNIAEQVKNFLNERPSIMNLGPPQAVRINQNQIADRPESCPLVNDPSYREGFITRDDFGCDGDDTPHNSQIFHKLPSVVQYKIFTXXXXXXXHLIFYSFIQPDILQAVNSLVKENGMDGLYSDEDCQFYGGKSTQILLREYIQESSEKYTI
- the PPX1 gene encoding exopolyphosphatase (similar to Saccharomyces cerevisiae PPX1 (YHR201C); ancestral locus Anc_4.377) codes for the protein MSTNIFTVRQFLEQLKNVHLPKIIGSTMNLNIVYGNESADFDSITSAISYAYFSYIHHGYQKGINPIIPIINIPRLELKLRKDVMIALDKMSINEDTLFFMDDLDKWEDIHKGKVSARLVDHNDQPKQQYGVDKVTGIIDHHFDQKNFLDAKPRIIRPTGSCTSLVFNYWYDMLGKSLEKIIDIIPLCLGGILLDTSNLKHKVEDPDLEAMAHLKEGLIQYNETSLSNIDIDSYYKELNHAKKDIRDFSVKDILCKDYKQFEFKTKNNVPIVIGVASIVKSLDWLYKNISPDSSFKKQCVEFRNERKLTVLVLMTKKSDENGFKRELGIIPDPSFKPENVNKLVDMITGQLALVNDTISTMTDTEEDPYLVFDQQNVQATRKQVVPFVKEAIEQLTV
- the RPS4B gene encoding 40S ribosomal protein eS4 (similar to Saccharomyces cerevisiae RPS4B (YHR203C) and RPS4A (YJR145C); ancestral locus Anc_4.382), which gives rise to MARGPKKHLKRLAAPHHWLLDKLSGCYAPRPSAGPHKLRESLPLIVFLRNRLKYALNGREVKAILMQRHVKVDGKVRTDTTYPTGFMDVITLEATNENFRLVYDVKGRFAVHRITDEEASYKLAKVKKVQLGKKGVPYVVTHDGRTIRYPDPNIKVNDTVKVDLASGKITDYIKFDAGKLVYVTGGRNLGRIGTIVHKERHDGGFDLVHIKDSLDNTFVTRLNNVFIIGEPGKPYISLPKGKGIKLTIAEERDRRRAQQGL
- the MNL1 gene encoding alpha-1,2-mannosidase MNL1 (similar to Saccharomyces cerevisiae MNL1 (YHR204W); ancestral locus Anc_4.383), translated to MHLQIYRHITAALLATLPIIATIVPLISCRPTSYDAFSFTRSELNTYKEEVRDLFQFGLSKYLEVGYPYDEVRPISCEPKTRNFNDLTDLPTNDVLGNFTATLIDSLTTVAVMGDKNQFYNLVELVRVTFPNKFEIDATVQVFETTIRILGSLISSHLYATDARKSCNLLDMGYDGILLDLAKDIGERLLPVYLTESGLPVSRINLKAGFERYSRLQMNENNLAGMATPMLEFGMLSLLTGDRKYMEVTRFTFDRLWKQFRARTGLLPVSLDPHDFTIYSFATGVGASADSFYEYALKGAILFDDEELMNIWEESYKSLNANSKLDWFYGNVNTMGVNQVLPWIDSLSAFFPGLQVLAGDVDDSMMKHLLFLKQWDYFGGIPERWEFEKPMVNIVNRDVRGGFRKETKEQGSGGGGGGVVLPLPWYPLRPEFIESTYYLYRATKDPFYLNIGYRILQDFKYRFKFSCGFAGIENLLTDQRQDRMETFVLSETLKYLYLLFDEDNEINHSRDNVIFSTEAHPMWVTPQMRHDYEKNGFFNDDKYCRNLQKCKKSFETIVNPFKSRNEIMRQTPRAAAGSIDIWPKLENKRICPVKFVWSDNKFGEQNDISLPYSDILTNYNRLFEIDYRYSDVLIKPPHLINYTSIELESGFYEIWAKKNNGDNNANMKNICKPKPTSESFEILFDIDGPYDFFKFENGDVHCNSLKTRRKWRVEKIHVGDYDVFGRIVNSTQFVNANRQDLTDKMCDQYLSRCPSTLYRLSVIDGYSIPEGGRVTIDRSQLMAANNDPELRNVYAQFGYNTDNQLLLHCIPFTNVYLI
- the MGM101 gene encoding Mgm101p (similar to Saccharomyces cerevisiae MGM101 (YJR144W); ancestral locus Anc_4.380) translates to MMYHLTHRSIFLKRSFPLATRLITTTTSTSSSTSTATAPATATATISSNSTVRKPTTTYRSSSASQPSSTTATKTATKAVFSKTLNQSLGNIPLESTTTTATKGLPDLPEIITKEESNTTNNDVDWTKSWHGIGSKPFNATIQTELMKELDPKDIEIKPDGLIYLPEIKYRRILTKVFGAGGWGLVPRSETIVTSSLVTREYALICHGQLVSVARGEQDYFNEGGIPTATEGCKSNALMRCCKDLGIGSELWDPVFIKKFKTTFCMDKFVEHVVTKKKKKIWLRKDRQVEYPFK